In Babesia bovis T2Bo chromosome 3, whole genome shotgun sequence, the genomic window TAATACTTGATGATAAACTTCTTCGTCAAAGGTGTAGCCAAAAGTGATAACAGATCGAATGGTCCCGCTTGGAAGCCATATATCTTGTGAACTGTAGAAAATGGGCATATCAGTGGACAAGGGTGCCACTGCCATACTGCCAGAAACCAAGGTCATTTCCCCAAGGATCGATTTAATAAAACTAGTTTTGCCGCTGCCTTGGTTACCGGTGACTATACGGATGTCACCCCGTTTTAGTTCAAAATTTACGCCAGAAAATACCAAAGGTGGTTGTGGAGATTGCATTAAGAATTCTTCTCGTACGTTAAGCCAAGTAAAAGAGGCATCCTTTAAAATAACAAGTGTATTTTTacttatatttttatcCCCTTTAGGTATTTCTGCAGGTAATGACTTCCTGGGTGACCCCGTCAATATGTTACGGTTAGTCAAATAAAAATTTGGTGAACAAGTTTTCATATATGTTTCAATCCTCCCGATCGATGTAACTCCTTCTACCACTATTTTCAAACTTTTGAGCAGATAATCAAAAGAACCTACAATGGCATTTACAATGTGAAGCAGTGTAATAGGAAGAGAAACGTCAAAGTCCGCTCCATTTGCTCCTGATTTCTCCTTACGGATGAAACCAAGAATAACCACTATGTACACTATGGCCCCAATGACTCTCATCAAGGACCGGTTTATTGAAAATAACGAAAGCCTGGATTGAAGCACCGCGAGCTCATCGCTTCTACTGTCCTGTATCACGTTAAAACCGATGTCTTCTATACCAGCAACTTCCAACATCTTCAAGGATCCAATGATATCAGAACTCTTTGAAATACGGTCATCCTTCGACCTTAACGAATGAATTATATTGCACGCATTAATCACTTCAACCAAAATCATAATTACAATGCTGGATGCAATAATAATTATTGGGAGTAGTATATCCATACCTGTTtgtgtgtatattaaaaGTATGCCAGCTATGATATTACAGATAAAACGCAACAGCATCACACAAGCATCAACAAGGGCCACTATATAGTAAGTATCCACAAACAAAAAAGTATACATACTGGGCGTCAATTCAGCATTTTGATGTCGCCTAGCTGGGCATGCCAATATTTCACAAGCATCCTGATTTGTGGAAGATGCAACGTGAACAGCACTTTTGCATCCTTGTCTCACAGAATGGGCGCGCATTAAGTTGGGATAATCCCTACGGTGGCATAATCCATGTTGAAAGAGAGTTATGGCGATGGACGCTTCCATTAAAGTTTGCAAACGCATGTTATACAAATTAGCGTGCTGGTCTAAGAAGGTATTTACAGTCTCTATACCAACAATAGAACAGACTAATAATACAATCATTCCCCAGTCTTGTTCTTTACTCGATAACATGGTAAGCAGCCGCTTTAAAAACATGACGGTTACTGCTGTGGTAATGGCAATAATAATCATTACAAGGAGTGTTAATGCAATGCGACGCCAAAAGGTGAGCAAAATTGCTCGGAGCATTATGCTCCTACCACGCTTTTTACCTTTACCATCCTGTAAATCATCAGATTGCTGCCTTTGCGATTCTTCCAGTCGAAGGATTCCATCACTAACATGTTTTGACAGTATTGGTTGCCAATAGGAAATTTGATCAGCCTCTGGCAACCGGTGTACCCCTTCCGGTTCTATGATATGAGTGCAAATATACTTCACCCACCATTTAGCCCATCTTAAGAGCAGAAAATTACATATACCAGAATCGTTATAGCTTTTATGTTGTGTTTTATCCACCATCCTagaatcatatatatcgttcGGATCCattgtaaatatatcagTAGCTGTAAACATATTATACGGTTTCATAATGGATCCACCGTCCTATTGGAGTTACTTAAACATTAGGCATTGTTCACAGAATATAACTTGCCTAGATGCCGCAGTCGTGGATCACCAGCGCGCGTAGAATGCCGTCCAAATATGCCCATTAGTACTCATCAGCAAATGTGTATCATATAACATTAGATTCTTTTCATATGTATAAATACGAGCCGCAATGCGCGTTAATACAAAGGAAACCCTTCCCCATACCAAGAAATTAACTGTTTCATCCCTGAATTACAGCAGAAGACGATGAACGATGTACAAACGTTGATACAGTAACTTCTTTATTTGAACGTTTGAAAGTGTGCGTTCTTGTTACTGTTTATTAGAGGCCTGGGAGGTAACATCGATTTGTGCATACATGGGATCCGGTTGCTTTGTAATCGCATACTAACCGTTTATATTACCATATGATTCATTGTTATAATCTCATGTTACTGGTGATTTAGCCGGCCATCAGCTTACTTAATGGtaatttaaatatatagctatattatatatgacaAATCTGCCCATAGATGATTGATATTATTTTTTTACATTTTTGAAGGTTAATTCACATAAATGCAAATCACCGTTCGAACAAATCGTTTGAATTTAACAATACCGCCCTGTCATATAAGGTTCTGGTCTATATCTTGTTGATTGTGAGCCTAGTACAAGCAGCGCAAAGGCGGCTATGCTGGCTAACATCCAAAAATTGGGTATAACAGTTAGTGATATTCATTGTATAGTTTGGATATTAAATGCTGCCATGTACtatatgtagatgtatCCGAGCTCGTCGTCGTTGCCGGCCATACTGCGTCGAAAATACCGGATCCCATCCGAACTCCGAAGTCAAGCGGCGCTAGGCCGGGATAGTACTGGGGTGGGGGACCGCCCGGGAACTCCTTTCGGTGCCGGCAGCCTATTTATTATgtaatacacattggtcacatatatggccaaaatagtcactattggtGCCCTGGGATGGTGATTTGCACGTTATTGTAGGTTTGTGCATCCACTTCCCATAGTTTCCCCTGGCATGACTGTTACCGCCTTCGACTATACAAAAGCCAATGTACCCTTGGCATACTATACCAAAACGGCATTTCGAGGGTTAGGCGTTAATGTGAAGCATATTTTCTTATAATATTTGGTAAATGAACTCGGTTTCAtcgtatatattgcaatataagGAATGTGTAACGCTAGACATGTGTAGTAATGCATGATCAATGCACTAAGAAATTATACGCTCAACATTATGTACATTGGCGTGAATCACATGTTTTATTCCTTCGTTGAGAGCTGTGGAATCCACCCTATCATTCAATACTGTTACCATTACCAAACGGCATGACCATTTCAATTAATTACCAAAATTTGTACCATGGCTTGGATTTCGGTTTTTTATCTTCGTTTTCTGATGGATTCTTACCCATTGAACCATCGGTTCTAGATGGTTCTTTGATGCCATCATGTTGCATTCCTTGTACACTGGGTTGCATAAGTTtaattttcatttttttcCCTTTTTAGTATTAATTTTTTTCTTAGTTGCCTTGTTTTTGTTGCTCTTTTAACATTTTTTCCATTTCTGCTTCCCGTATTTTGTCTAGCTCTTCTTCGATTCTATCGTTCAGAGCCTTTACATAGTCCTCAAGAGCGTTGGCTAGGTCTTCAGGTACTTCACTAAGGTAACTGTATTTTGATGCTTCTTGGGCGAGATCAGCAGGTAGTTCTGACAGTAACTGGTCAAAAAAGGATATGGCATCCAACAACTTCTCTCTTCTTAACTCTACTATACCTTCACGAATTTTTGGTttctcttcctcagacAACGTTCTGGTTACTAATCCGAGATACAAATCGTGGTCTATCAATCCGTAAATGTCTTGGTTTGTAAAGGATTTGCCCCTTGAGTTCACAATGGCCACTGCAGATGGGTCGTGTGGAAGTCTACCTATAACTTCTTGAAATTGATCGTCAATAATTTTTCTTAGCTCctcatcttcttcattaaCATTAACCTCAGACTTCACTTCATCAACTTCGCCGTTTTTTGGTTCCGAAACCTCATCGCATAGGACATTGCCACTAGCAGCACCTGCCACAACAGCGGCACCAACAATCcacttggcaaccttgcggAAGCCGTTGTTACGCCTTGCTACTTCCATTCTTGACAAAATTGTAGATAATTCAAAGAAAGTGCTAAGGGATCTCCTTGCTAAATGCTGTAATAGTTagtaatgaatatatggtggTATGCACCTGGGGAATTGGATGATTCATGCATTGCATGTTATCACAGATCATTAAATCACCGTCTATCCATCATATGGAGCTGATTCATCAATACTTCAGCAGCATTATGCCAGCTTGGACGCTGTAAATACCAATTGTCTCTAACCCTCCACAGTACATTCACTTAGAACTACATCCTTCCACTGTATCTCAAACAGGTCGTCAAGTAATAGCCAGTTATGTGATATCACAACCATGAGAACTTTCTAATTTTAACGGTTGGTCATTCATGTCAATTCCGTCCCATGAAGAGCCTTTTGACGTTATACGCTACACTGCTGGATTCATTCTGTTAATACGTAGCCATTGCCTATGGTACTCTATTTCAAACGTAGCAGCAATGTAGATCCATAGTAAACGATGAAGCAAAACATTGCACTATGTCTCTTGAACCTATGGCATACAGCCTCTCATTTGACGGCTCCGTATATATAGCTATTATGGCGCCATTGAAGTGTCCTAACAATGTTAAAGAGCTCCAATAAACGCTAGTACTGAGGTCTGAGCAAGATAGTGTTGATTGTCTAGGCGGTTCACATCACTGTAACCTTGGTCCATGTCACCATATCATCGGTATACACTGGAACCTCTGCTAATGTGACCATGTTCATCAGAATTCCAGTCTATAGACAATCCTGATAGTATACTGTGGAACTGCAACATTATGGTGTGAATGTTGATCAGATCTAAATGTTTGTCTGTGCTTGACATGGTTATTGTGGTGCCACAGGTTGctgctatatatgtgcCATATGCCTAAAGTAGTAAATGCATATTAATACTTACTGGGTGAGATGGGGATTACCAGATTGTGTAACAATAGCAGAATTAGAGTTGTAGCCTGCAGTTAGTGGTTAACACTATATCAAATGGATACACTGATACTACCGTATGTACACAAGCAGATTACATCTTGAAGTCATGAACAGTCGTTGGCTTTGCAGTCACTTTCCACTAGGTCATGTACATCTACGTTGACACATCTCTGTTCCCATACGCTAATGTTATACAACATCTTCACGTACGGACATCGACATAACTTGCTCAAGTCAAAATAGGCATTGGGACCTTGGCTGCTCATACGCTTAAAAACCTCTCGCACTGTCACTGTGTGAAACTCGTCCTTGATATCAGTGTCATATACCTTCATCGTGTTCACCACCACGTACTCCCACCCATGACCAACGTGGTCAAACACCTCCACGTGCGTTACAAGCACGTCACTGGATTCATAAATGACAGTCTGGAGTTGTGAGTTGGTAACTCTGACGACTTGTTCGGGGTACGGAAACGGTACAATGCAGTATTGCCTGTACAGCCAGCACCCCCTCCTAAGGTTGGCTACAACAATGACCTCTGGTGAACTATTATCAAACCTGGAAACGTCAATCTCAAGTTGACTTGTACTCCTGGCGCCACCCGTTGGAATAGGGCGGATATTGCGGTATGAAGGGTCCAGTATGTGCTGTGCCTTGAATATACCGTTCACTACAGGAGGCAGACTCAACGTGTAGTTACCTACGTAACCATTATGTTTGATCCACAATGTAAAGTGTTGCAATACTACGTCCACATCTACTTTAACACTGTGTGAGCTGATTAATGATTGGGGACCTCCAGGGGTTTGGTACAACCAGTCTATATTCAGAATAGGGGATATCAGGAAAATATCGTTACGCCCTCGTATACGGCTTACGTAGTCTCTCTTTTGTGCATTGCAATATCTGTCTATGTAGAATAGTGTATagttttgcgatatcgtCTATTATGGATTTACATTGCTGCCGCGTTTGACATGGCATATAATTAGCAGTGCTTACGTATTAACAGAATGAATCCAGCAGTGTAGCGTATAACGTCAAAAGGCTCTTCATGGGACTAAATTGACATGAATGACCATCCATTAAAATTAGAATGTTCTTATGGTTGTGATATCACATAACTGGCTATTATGTGACTACCCGTTTGGTAAACTGTGGAAGGATCTAGTTCTATGTGAATATTCCATGGAGGGTTATAGACCATTGGGATTGGCAGCATCCAAGCTGGCATAATACTGCTGAAGTATTGATTAGTCAGAGCAATTACGGAAATAGACGACGATTTAATTATCTGTGATAACATGCAATGCATGGATCATCCAATTCCCCAGGTGCATAccaccatatattcattatcaATCATTACATCATTTACCAAGTGGATCCCTTAGAACTATCTTTGAATCATCTGCAAATTTGTTAAGTATGGAAGTAGCAAGGCGCAACAACGGCTTccgcaaggttgccaagtgGATTGCTGGTGCCATTGTTGTGGCAGGTGCtgccagtggcaatgtccTATGCGATGAGGTTTCGGAACCACAGGAGGCTGAAGTTGCTGAAGTGAAGTCTGAGATTAATGTGAATGAAGAAATTAACACCGAGGTTAAAGATTCAAAGAGAGCTGATGTAAATGTTGCGGAAGCAGATATCACATTCGAAGACCCTGGAAAAGCATACCGTAGGAAAGTAGCTGCTGTTACTGAGGAGGAGAAGCTATTACAAGCGCCAGATGCAGTCATTTTTAGAAATGTTGTTGGTAGACAGTACACTAACAAGGAAATCGACGATCTTGTAGATAGATCTGGTTTGAAAGGTACAAAAGGCGTTATCCAGCATGAGTTGGGAGTCAGAAAAATAAAATTACTACGTGAAATGGGAAAGTTTAACACAATCTTGGAATCTCTTCCAAAAGAAATTGCTGAAGAGGCAGGTAACTATGCAACGTATGATAGATTACCAGCTGATTTAGCTGAAAAGGTTAAATGGAatcattttaataaaagTTTTTTTGGGCTTATGGAAAAAGTTCCTCAAGACCTAGCAAATGAAATGATGGGATGCGATATTTACGAAGGATTTCCGGGTGAGTTGATCTTTAAAATAAAAGAATTTTTACATCCTTTCGATCCATCTACTGTGTTTATTGATGATGGAAAAGATGAAGATATGGCGGACAATCTTGAAACTAATGTAAGAATTGAAATACCTTCGCTTAAACCATTGTCTAACAAGCCGGCCACTGCAGAACAAATTTATCGTGTTATCCGCGATTACCCTCCGACTACAATCGGTGACAGCATGGACGTTGAAGTTAGCAGCCCCTTCAACCGATTCTCACGTGACGAAAAGCGAGATGACTTTTCCAAGTCAAAAGCAATTAAAAATTTCAGGAAGATAATTAACCACATCACGGGATATTGCCTCAAGTTGAAGGATCAGGCCCCCTACGGCGATATTTACATGGCCTTTGAGGATGCTAGCACTATTAAGCTCCCTGTTGACATTGCCGCAGAACTCGCTTCATTACCCGATGACTTCCGTGGATTATTCCCAGGAGCAGCTGTAGCACCCAAGACCATTTTGTATCTTGGACAGTTGTTGACGGAGGGTACACATGGTAGGAGGCCACTCAGTGGGCGCTCTAGAGCGGTTTGGGATAAGCATTACGAAACCAACACAGAAGCCCTTTATGATGCCATATCAGTTATTTAAATGTAGCATTGTCATCCGAAATAATATTGAGAGCCGATATCAGCTCTCTAAAAACTAGTAGTGAGTTTATCTATATAATGACTTCATTTATTGAAATAACTCACTGTTTAATGATTTTTAAGCATGTTATTTATGATTTTAGATTTCGAGTATGGCTATTCGGCGATGGGCTTCTGATACTAGCATCCCAGTAAAACTAATTAATAACCGCCAGATAATCCACTGATATGGACTCCATGATCACTGGtaatatactatataatataacgGCTATTCATATCTCTCTATGTTCTTCAATGCTACCTTATCTAAATATACGACCAATCAACTCTAAATTTGTCGGTGTATCAGATGCTATGTCCGTTATTAGTGATATCTGATAGTAAGGGTGGTAAATATGGTGTTAAGGCCGGTGTCTAGTGCCAGCgtaaaatgtgtatgtacAGGATGCGCGTTATTACTGTTAGACACAGGTGTTAATTAATATAATGCTAAAATTTTAGAACACTTAAGGAAATAAACTGTTGGAACAATAGAAGAACATTAAAAGACGCTTTATAACTACCTGACGCTGTGAACATAATGTCATTCTCACTCGTTGTCAACATGTAACGAGCCAATGAATAAAAGATGGCACGTTTTATTAGCATATGTACATAATAGGATCTGTCATTCACCTAGAATTGCAATTTGATGTATTACATCATAGATGATGCATTTACGCGTTGCACAAATGAAGGGATAATAAAATACGAAAGGAGAACGCTCAATAATTACAATGTATTACACTGTTTATATTACTCTCTACTAATAGGTAGTAAGTACTTTAGCCGACGAAAAACCGAATTCCTATGATTGTTTGAATCAGCCTACGTTGAAGCGATAAGTTGGCAAAGTGCCAAAACATTAATTAATAGAAGACCCTTAACGGCAAAATTCGACTTTCCATCATTAATGGCACTACCCCTTATATTCACTTCGGTTTGTTTTCCAACTGCTGAATCTGCAGCTTGAGATTCGGCATTGCTAGTGGAACTATTCCCCTGAGGCAAAGGCGGCGCAGGTGATTCATCACTTGGTTGAGATCTAACCGTTTCAGATCCAGGTATTTTAATCGCATGTTTAAAGGTTAcgtatttatattttggtTCTTTTCCCGCCATTTCATCAAACTCCTTTCCGTCGTTCAAATGCTGGTACCTATATAGGTAATTCTTACACTTTTCCTGGTAATAGAGCATATTCAGAATATATTCCTGGAATTTACCTGCTTCAAACTCATCCTTCAGTTTCTTCATATGTTCTAATACTTTCGTTTTTGCAGCGCCCTCTCCAATATCTTCGCACGTCCTGGCGTCATTATTATAGCCCTCTATGATCATATCCATCTCCTTATATTTAGTATCCGCAACGGCAATATCTTCAATGATATTTCGTAATCCATCTATCTTTCTTTTTTTAATAATATCTTTGGGATCCTTAAGGGTAGATGCATCCACTGTGGAACCCATTACAATATCTTCACTGGTTTCCATAACCTCCTTTAACAACCCTCTTACGTTGTGCAATTCTTTTAATGCTGTAACATCTTTAGCAATGTTTTCCAACTCAAAAGAGAAAACAATGGCTTCCGGAGCATCGTTGATCCCTTCTTCCTTTTTTTCGGTATTTGGGTTTACCTGACTCCGTTCTGACCCACTTTCACCGACGGGTTTGGATAAACTATCTCCAGCGTTACCATCAACTTGTGTAGTGCTTAAACCGCTAAATGATTGATCctcttcaccttcttcATTCGATCTGCAGCGTTTCATGAATGATGCACCATCTTGTAGATAATTGGTAACTACCTTTAGGAATTCATCCAATTTAGCCTCATCGAAGAGATAGCCTTTCTTTTCAAAATCGTCACTGATTTGTTTCATGTGAGCTTCTAACTCTTTCCTTTCATTTACCGATGATACATTTTTAAGTCTGTCTTCTAAATCACTGTACTCCTGTACTGCGGCGCCTATATCAACGTAGGCACGACCTTGATCATTTATTAATGCTCCTTCCTTTTCTAATCTCCTGTGAGTTTCAATGTCTTGAAGTTTCTCGAGATCTGTACCTTTGTAAGTGGCAATAGAATGACACTCCGTCAAAATTCCTTGATAAGTTGTAGTACTACGGAAGATTGCACGACGGACATTAATTATTTTTTCTGCTAACTCTGAATTGCCAGTGGAAGATAATGTTGCTACGTTATCCTCATCTTTGAATATAATACCAACTGCTGAAATGCTGAAAATAAAATAACCGTTGAAAACGGCAAAAGCGAGCCACAAAAGTGCAACGCACCGAGAGATTCGATAATTACAGGACATGGTTAAAGGTCTAGAATAACCACACCGTAGTGAAGGGAAACATGGGTAATTTATCTTCGAATATACGGTATAGCGACAGAGGTTTCATTACACAGCCTATACTATTGTATGAAATAATCGTTCTTTTTGCTTAAGTTGAACTAATTCGAAgtattctatatacatataaagTACCATACCAAGATCAAAGTCGAAGTATGTGTTTTGGccaatatatgttataaatgttcatataacaaaatgtaaatttatatattatgtgAACCATATCAGATGCAAGGTGCATATATGCACTTATTTTGCAAGATACTAACAAATGAAGAATTTTCTTGCAACCTAGACTACAACAGCTGTAGCTACCCACATGCATCTTGTATAATTTTCGCTTGATCTTCTAGATGGCTGGCAAATTAAAATCTCTTTTAGAAATAGTGAATCCTCCTATCATTTATAGCTACAATTACAGAATTCTATCGACGTTGCGCATTTAAgttttttaaaaataataaCAGTGTTAGTGGGCATGATGTACAGTTATGAATACATAAATTATGTTTCAGTAAGTATATTTATTAGGGTAAAATACTATGTTTTAGATAGAGCTTACTTGTTTTTATGTAATTTTTTTGTCGTTATATATGCAACCGATTTCTCTGCAGCACAGGCGAAATATCATTCGAGGAAATTTATTACCTTAGAAAATCGGTACCAGAATGCGCCAAATAACTATTTTATGTCGCCAGAGAGAGAAGTGTAAATCTTAATGATTCTATGGACTGGAATGTCGGTGAAAAGAACTGATAGCTGAGCAATTCTGGATACATCCTAACTACACAGGACGTAACTTGAAAATAGgtataaaaataaaacaaacattACAACTTTCCAACCTATGATATCGATGGATTACTACAACGACTGTAACTCGGGTGTTGCCTTTATGTGTTTCCACAACATCCTATAAGAATATAATGTGACGATCGAACCGTTGAGTAAGGCTACCTGGCCTATAAAGTTAAactataacatatataacactgaTTATCACCAGCGTACAGTGTTTATACGAAAAATATTTGTAATGTAAAACCCATCTGGGAATGGGTGTTTTCACCTGTTAAAGACACGTGACCATTTAACAATGCAAACCCAAACTATAAGCTGTGGAAAATTAAGATGTACACATATTAACCTTATAAAcaataaatgatatattacatcaGTTAAATATAGCGTAGAAGGTATGGTATGCGATGATTTTTACATGTTTATATGAGAATCCCCTTCATCTAATAAGCACGAGAGCATGTAAACATTTCGAGGAGCTTATATGATATGaaattattatataaatgaaatTGCTGGTATCTTTTCTTTATCACTACTATAGGGTTAATGGCGTCTGTGTGTCGTGCTTTGGTGGGAAGGGCATGAATTATACGCAGAAGAGCACAACCCCGATATAACTGTACATAGTTACATTCAACTAAGATAAGTAAGTGCAGTAATGCATGACATTGCTATTGGTTAATGATATTTGCAATTTTagtatttgtttttgta contains:
- a CDS encoding Spherical Body Protein 2 truncated copy 4 (SBP2) gives rise to the protein MEVARRNNGFRKVAKWIVGAAVVAGAASGNVLCDEVSEPKNGEVDEVKSEVNVNEEDEELRKIIDDQFQEVIGRLPHDPSAVAIVNSRGKSFTNQDIYGLIDHDLYLGLVTRTLSEEEKPKIREGIVELRREKLLDAISFFDQLLSELPADLAQEASKYSYLSEVPEDLANALEDYVKALNDRIEEELDKIREAEMEKMLKEQQKQGN
- a CDS encoding Spherical Body Protein 2 truncated copy 5 (SBP2), producing the protein MEVARRNNGFRKVAKWIAGAIVVAGAASGNVLCDEVSEPQEAEVAEVKSEINVNEEINTEVKDSKRADVNVAEADITFEDPGKAYRRKVAAVTEEEKLLQAPDAVIFRNVVGRQYTNKEIDDLVDRSGLKGTKGVIQHELGVRKIKLLREMGKFNTILESLPKEIAEEAGNYATYDRLPADLAEKVKWNHFNKSFFGLMEKVPQDLANEMMGCDIYEGFPGELIFKIKEFLHPFDPSTVFIDDGKDEDMADNLETNVRIEIPSLKPLSNKPATAEQIYRVIRDYPPTTIGDSMDVEVSSPFNRFSRDEKRDDFSKSKAIKNFRKIINHITGYCLKLKDQAPYGDIYMAFEDASTIKLPVDIAAELASLPDDFRGLFPGAAVAPKTILYLGQLLTEGTHGRRPLSGRSRAVWDKHYETNTEALYDAISVI
- a CDS encoding putative integral membrane protein, which encodes MSCNYRISRCVALLWLAFAVFNGYFIFSISAVGIIFKDEDNVATLSSTGNSELAEKIINVRRAIFRSTTTYQGILTECHSIATYKGTDLEKLQDIETHRRLEKEGALINDQGRAYVDIGAAVQEYSDLEDRLKNVSSVNERKELEAHMKQISDDFEKKGYLFDEAKLDEFLKVVTNYLQDGASFMKRCRSNEEGEEDQSFSGLSTTQVDGNAGDSLSKPVGESGSERSQVNPNTEKKEEGINDAPEAIVFSFELENIAKDVTALKELHNVRGLLKEVMETSEDIVMGSTVDASTLKDPKDIIKKRKIDGLRNIIEDIAVADTKYKEMDMIIEGYNNDARTCEDIGEGAAKTKVLEHMKKLKDEFEAGKFQEYILNMLYYQEKCKNYLYRYQHLNDGKEFDEMAGKEPKYKYVTFKHAIKIPGSETVRSQPSDESPAPPLPQGNSSTSNAESQAADSAVGKQTEVNIRGSAINDGKSNFAVKGLLLINVLALCQLIAST